One window from the genome of Garra rufa chromosome 1, GarRuf1.0, whole genome shotgun sequence encodes:
- the LOC141327533 gene encoding uncharacterized protein: MSRSQTKKKDLKESRAKKSVTCTQCGKSLTYKKNLKLHMRVHTGEKPFTCDQCGKSFSQSSSLKKHMNIHTREKLYACDQCDKTFLCASYLRTHLRVHTKEKPHSCHLCGKSFSHLQHLKVHQKIHTGVKDYMCFECEKTFTTAGHLRKHQRIHTGEKPYKCSHCDLRFIQSGNLKRHERIHTGEKPYTCDQCGKTFAQKGQLNAHMIIHTGQKPYMCSHCDQRFSRPETLKRHERIHTGEKPYHCTECGICFRHLSSLRSHTKNIHSE; encoded by the coding sequence ATGAGTCGCTCTCAAACCAAAAAGAAAGATTTAAAGGAAAGCAGAGCCAAGAAATctgtcacctgcactcagtgtggaaagagtttgacaTACAAAAAAAACCTTAagcttcacatgagagttcacactggagagaaaccgttcacttgtgatcagtgcgggaagagtttctcacaatcaTCAAGCcttaagaaacacatgaacatccacactagagagaaactgtacgcatgtgatcagtgtgataaaacatttttgtgtgcTTCATACCTGAGGACacacctgagagttcatacaaaggagaaaccacattcatgtcatttgtgtggaaagagtttttcacatCTACAACATTTGAAAGTACATCAGAAAATACATACTGGTGTGAAAgattacatgtgctttgagtgtgaaaagacttttactacagcaGGCCATTTAAGAAAGCACCAgaggattcacaccggagagaaaccgtacaagtgttctCACTGCGATCTGAGATTCATACAGTCAGGAAacctgaaaagacatgagagaatccacactggagagaaaccttatacatgtgatcaatgcgggaagacTTTTGCACAAAAAGGACAACTTAACGCACACATGATAATCCACACTGGACAGAAACCTTatatgtgttcacactgcgaccagAGATTCAGCCGGCCAGAAAccctgaaaagacatgagaggatccacactggagagaaaccgtatcactgcactgaatgtgggatctGTTTCAGACATTTATCTTCTCTACGCAGTCACACAAAAAACATTCACAGtgagtag